A region of Desulfuromonas sp. TF DNA encodes the following proteins:
- a CDS encoding sodium-dependent transporter, whose product MEHPPRALWASRLGFILAAAGSAVGLGNVWKFPYIAGENGGGAFVLVYLLCIAVVGLPIMMAELMIGRHTRRDAVGAFIHLEGRRSFWLSPGWVSIAAAFIILSYYSVVAGWTLDYVYRSLAGSFSGQPAEAIEGMFGSLIGDGPRQILWHFIFVLLSLGIVIGGVQKGIERWSKILMPILFVLLFLLFVNGMLSKGAWEGITFMFRPDFHHLTPGSVLEAMGHAFFTLSLGMAAMITYGSYLSKGEDLLAASLRVVILDTTIALMAGLAIFSVVFSVGMQPAAGPGLVFKTVPVVFSQLPGGHFLAIVFFLLLSFAALTSAISLLEAQVAYLIDERGWNRKRATAFLAGLAFVVGIPTALSYNSLSEWKIIGDRVFFDSVDLIASNYLLPISGLLIALYVGWFWSGTEEKEELIAGGAGWIYPLWHFLIRFVSPVAVAIVLFFKIRETGLFEWLAGLF is encoded by the coding sequence CTGGGGAAAACGGCGGAGGCGCTTTCGTCCTGGTCTATCTGCTGTGCATCGCCGTCGTCGGCCTGCCGATCATGATGGCCGAGTTGATGATCGGACGCCACACCCGCCGCGATGCAGTGGGCGCCTTCATCCATCTCGAGGGACGCCGCTCCTTCTGGCTGTCACCGGGATGGGTGAGCATCGCCGCCGCCTTCATCATTCTCTCCTACTATTCGGTGGTCGCCGGCTGGACCCTCGATTACGTTTACCGCTCTCTCGCCGGCAGCTTCAGCGGCCAGCCGGCCGAGGCGATCGAGGGGATGTTCGGCAGCCTCATCGGCGACGGTCCCCGGCAGATCCTCTGGCATTTCATCTTCGTCCTGCTCAGCCTCGGCATCGTCATCGGCGGAGTGCAGAAAGGGATCGAGCGCTGGAGCAAGATCCTCATGCCTATCCTCTTCGTCCTGCTGTTCCTGCTCTTCGTCAACGGGATGCTGAGCAAGGGGGCCTGGGAGGGGATCACCTTCATGTTCCGGCCCGATTTCCACCATCTCACCCCCGGCTCGGTTCTCGAAGCCATGGGGCACGCCTTCTTCACCCTATCCCTGGGGATGGCGGCGATGATCACCTACGGCTCGTACCTGAGCAAGGGGGAGGACCTGCTGGCGGCGAGCCTGAGGGTGGTCATTCTCGACACGACCATCGCGCTGATGGCCGGACTGGCCATCTTCTCCGTCGTCTTCTCCGTCGGCATGCAGCCGGCCGCCGGACCTGGACTGGTCTTCAAGACCGTTCCCGTGGTCTTCTCCCAGCTTCCCGGCGGGCACTTCCTGGCCATCGTCTTTTTCCTCCTTCTCTCCTTCGCCGCCCTGACCAGCGCCATCTCGCTCCTCGAGGCCCAGGTCGCCTACCTGATCGACGAGAGGGGGTGGAACAGGAAACGGGCTACCGCCTTCCTGGCGGGTCTCGCCTTCGTCGTCGGCATCCCCACCGCCCTCTCCTACAATTCTCTGTCGGAATGGAAGATCATCGGCGACCGGGTATTCTTCGATTCCGTCGACCTGATCGCCTCCAACTACCTGCTGCCGATCAGCGGCCTGCTCATCGCCCTCTATGTCGGCTGGTTCTGGAGCGGTACGGAGGAGAAGGAGGAGCTGATCGCCGGCGGCGCCGGATGGATCTATCCCCTCTGGCATTTCCTGATCCGTTTCGTCTCCCCCGTCGCCGTCGCCATCGTCCTCTTCTTCAAGATCCGGGAGACGGGGCTCTTCGAGTGGCTCGCCGGACTGTTCTGA
- a CDS encoding HAD family hydrolase gives MPIDTFLFDLDGTLLDSMADIAMGVNLVRAELDLPPLPQSTVRAYVGDGSPLLVRRSLPEGLYSEERLQRFLTLYGEHMLEQSRIYPGIREFLELHRGKRMAVVTNKHHALTVRLLEEFGISSFFQAVIGGDSASEKKPHPGPVLAALKTLEAKAASAVLIGDHHTDLRAGRTAGVRTCFCAWGIGEAGGVPSDFLAETPFDLPRLFPGEAR, from the coding sequence ATGCCCATCGACACCTTTCTCTTCGATCTCGACGGCACTCTCCTCGATTCCATGGCCGATATCGCCATGGGCGTCAACCTGGTGCGCGCCGAGCTGGACCTGCCTCCCCTGCCGCAGTCGACCGTCCGGGCCTACGTGGGGGATGGCTCGCCCCTTCTGGTGCGGCGCTCCCTTCCCGAGGGGCTCTACAGCGAAGAGCGTCTGCAGCGCTTCCTCACCCTGTATGGGGAGCACATGCTGGAGCAGTCCCGCATCTATCCCGGAATCCGCGAGTTTCTGGAGTTGCACCGGGGAAAGAGGATGGCGGTCGTCACCAACAAGCACCATGCCCTGACGGTGCGGCTGCTGGAGGAGTTCGGGATTTCGTCTTTTTTTCAGGCCGTGATCGGCGGCGACAGCGCTTCGGAGAAAAAACCCCATCCCGGCCCCGTTCTGGCGGCTCTCAAGACCCTGGAAGCAAAGGCCGCATCGGCGGTTCTGATCGGCGATCACCATACCGACCTGCGGGCCGGCCGCACCGCGGGGGTAAGAACGTGCTTCTGTGCCTGGGGCATCGGCGAGGCCGGCGGCGTCCCCAGCGATTTTCTCGCCGAGACCCCTTTCGATCTGCCGCGGCTCTTTCCCGGGGAGGCCCGGTGA